Part of the Flagellimonas eckloniae genome, ATAAAACAAGATGGCCATCCAGATTGGTTCGTACTTACGGGTTTTATTCATGATATTGGAAAAGTGCTGTGCTTGTTCGGTGAACCGCAATGGGCCGTTGTTGGAGACACTTTTCCTGTTGGATGCAGTTTTTCGGACAAAATTGTATATCCAGAATTCTTTAAAGACAATCCCGATAGTACAGATGAAAGGTTTACATCCAAATATGGCGTCTATGAACCTAACTGTGGTCTGGACAATGTGAAAATGAGCTGGGGACATGATGAATATTTGTACCAGATTATGAAAAATCATTTACCGGACCCGGCATTGTATATTATTCGTTATCATTCTTTTTACGCCCAGCACAAAGAAGGAGCTTATGCCCACCTAATGAATGAAAAAGATCATGAAATGTTCGAATGGGTCAAAAAATTCAATCCATACGATTTATACTCCAAAGCTCCCACTCCACCGGATGCACAGGCGTTAAAACCCTATTACCAAGACTTAGTGTCAAAATATTTACCAGAAACATTGAAGTTTTAAGACAACACAACTCCAATGTTATTGACACTCCTCGGTTTTTTTGGTTTTACTTTTTTCGTGATTTTTTACACGATTTATAAATTACGCAAGGACAATTTTAAAACTGGAAAGGAGTACTTTTTAGCAGGAAAAAGCCTTACGGGGCCTATTATTGCAGGTTCCATGATTCTTACCAATATTTCCACGGAACATTTGATAGGAATGAATGGGAGTTCCTATAAAAATGGAATTATAGTCATTGCTTGGGAGGTTACTTCAGCAATTGCTCTGGTGATAGCTGCCATTTTTTTTCTTCCCCGTTTTATTCGCATGGGGCTTACCACAATTCCGGAGTTTCTTGAAAAACGTTTTGACGGAATTACAAGATCCGTTGTTGCATTATTATTGATGCTTTCCTTTGTAGTTACGCTACTTCCAATAGTTCTTTACACTGGGGCAATAAACATAGAAAGCGTTTTTAATTTTTCTGAACTGTTCAACATTACCAAAAGCGAAGGCCTTTTATATACCGTTTTGGCAATAGGAGTAATTGGTTCCTTATATGCAATTTTTGGTGGTTTAAAAGCAGTTGCCTATTCCGATACGTTAAATGGCATAGGCCTTATGTTGGGTGGATTGTTGATTCCGGCCATAGCATTGTACCAAATAGGAAAAGGTAATGTATTTGATGGTTTAAGTACAGTATATGATTTTGCTCCAGATAAATTTGACATTATTGGAGCACCAGATTCGGTATTACCATTTTCAGTTTTATTTACCGGGCTAATGATCAACCAAATTTATTTCTGGGGAATGAACCAGTCCATTATCCAAAGAGCCTTTGGGGCAAAAAACCTAGTTGAGGCGCAAAAAGGCCTAATCTATACGGGTGTTTTAAAACTGTTTGTGCCATTGATAATCGTATTGCCCGGATTGATTGCCTTTTACTATTTTAAAGACGCTTACTACGAAACACCAGACCTTATTTATCCAATGTTGGTAAAAAAGGTATTGCCAGCTTATTTATATGGTTTTTTCGCAGCGGTAATCTTGGGAGCAGTTCTTAGTACTTTCAACAGTGTTTTAAATTCTGCATCCACAGTTTTCTGTTATGACATCTATAAAAAGCTGATCAATAAAAGTGTTAGTGATGAAAAACTGGTTTATTATGGTAAAATGGTATCCATAATATTGGCCATTGTTGCTATTGCAGTTGCTCCATTAGTGGCCTATGCCCCAGATGGTCTTTATTTTTTACTTCAGGAATTGAATGGAATCTTTTTTATTCCAATCTCCTCCGTAATCCTGGCCGGTATCTTTGTTAAACAGGTAAATGCAAAAGGAGCCAAGGCTGGATTGTTTTTTGGTTTTGCATTTTACATACTTGCAACATTTATCTTAGAAGTCAACATCCATTTTGTTCATCTTTGGGGAATAGAGTTTGTCCTGAACTTTATTATTATGTTAGCGGTATCCAAAATGTATCCGAGTAAAGACTATGAAGATACCATTGAACAAGATACTAGTGATAAAAGCTGGCGATGGGTCAATGTTTCGGGTATAGTTTTAATAGCACTCACCATTCTAATTTACATTCTCCTATCATAAATCAAGGTTTTTTTGCTAAAAAAACCATCTTCTTTTAAGATCGTAATGTAATGGTCTGGGATTCATCTGTTACAAACTTTGTACTTTCTTGTACGGTCAGGCTAGAATTGGCTAAATTTAAAATCATCAATCTCGATTAACAGAAGTAAAGTAAGGTGGAAAGATTTAAAAATCAATCGCATATACTCTTAAAGAGGTTTATATCATCAAAACACAATTTTTAATGAAAAAAGCACTATTAATTGCGGTGTTATTGATTCCATTCATAGCGCTTCAGGCCCAGAGCAAAGAAGAAGGACCTTGGTGGCCACACCCAATCTGGGGTGAAGGTGATCAAGCCGGAGCATCAAATTGGATTACTCCTGAAAAAATAGTACAATCATTCAAATTGGTAGAAACTGGAAAGATATATGAACTTGGACAAGTTTACGAAGCTGGAATGCCCCTTTTTGGCAAAAGAATCTATGAAATGAGAAGTCCAGGAGCACCAAGTGGTGGACCAGTAGGTGAAAATAACCTCATCTTTAATGAAGAACTTTTGATAACCGAAATTGGTCAAGTGGGCACACAGTTTGATGGCCCAGGACATGTTGGCGCTCAGATGAAATTTGATAATGGTTCAATCAAAGATGTCTATTATAACGGATTTACAGGAGAAGAAATATATGATAGTGCAGGACTTAAAAAGCTTGGAGTGGAGCATATAAAGCCGATAATTACCAAAGGTTTTCTAATTGATATTGCCGGATATAAAAATCTCACCGTTCTTCCCAATAGCTATGAAGTAACTGTTGATGACGTTAAAGGTGCTCTTAAAAAACAAGGGATAAAAGAAAGTGATATTGAAAATGGAGATGTTCTATTATTTCGATTTGGATGGGCAACACTTTGGAATGCCCCAGAAGCGTATAACAAAAATCCACCAGGCATAGGATTAGAAGTTGCTCAATGGGTGGTGGACAAAAATGTGACAATGGTAGGATCTGACCAATTTGGGACAGAGGTTATACCCAATTCAAATTCAGATTTGGAAGCTCCCGTACACCAATTTCTGATCGCTCAAAATGGCGTTTTTAATTTGGAAAACCTTAATCTTGAAGAATTGGCTTCGGATAAGACTTATAATTTCCTATTCATTTTTACCCCTATAAGATTTAAGGGAGCAACGGGTTCACCCGGTCGTCCCATCGCCATTAAATAGTAAAGGATTACATGCAAAGAATAGCACTATTTGGCCTTTTTTTCGTTTTCTTTTTTTTGGGCTGCCAAGAAAAAGAAGAGCCTGAATTTTTGCTGAGGGCAAGCCACTTGGTCAATGAAAACCATACCTGGTACCAAGCCTTTGAATATTTTGCGGCACAAATAGAGGAGCGTTCCAATGGTAGAATAAAGGTTGAAAATTATCACTCAGAACAACTGGCCAAAGAAATAGAGGCAATTCGGCTTATTCAAGCTGGGGTAATAGACATGACCACTACAGGTTCCATGCTTAACAATTGGATTGAAATTGTTGCATTTAGTGAAATGCCCTTTTTATTAAGGGATTCCATAGACATGCAAAACCTTATCAATGGTCCTATCGGACAAAAGATTGATAGTGAAATGCGAACCAAAACTGGGTTAAGAACCATGGGGTATTTTCAGAGAGGACCCAGGCACCTTACCTCAAATAGAGCCATCAAGCATCCAGATGATTTAAAAGGCCTTATTATACGTGTTCCAAGTGTACCCTCATTTGTAACAGCGTGGGAAGCCTTAGGAGCAAAACCAACTCCCATGGCATTTTCTGAGGTATTTACCTCCTTGCAGCAAGGAACCATTCAAGCTCAAGAAAATCCTTTTGCAATGATCAATAGCGCGGGATTTTCAGAGGTGCAAAAATATATTAACCTGACAGCACATGTTGTAAGCTGGACCTATCCTGTAATTGGTGAAAAGCAATATCAATCTTTTCCTGATGACCTAAAGAAAATATTTGACGAGTGCGCTGCCGAAATGGTACACTATGAACATCGACTTTTTATCAACAATGAAAAAAGTGTACAGCAAGAGTTGAAAGACAAGGGAATGACCCTTATTGAGGTTGACAAAGATGCTTTTAACCAGAAGTGTAGTGATGCCCTATTTAATAGCTTGTCTCCAGAAATGAAAAAAATATACTACCAAGTTCAAGAAATGAAAAAGCAAAGAGATGAAAAAACTCATTGAACGCATACTGAAACTTGGAACCCTTGTTAGCACCTTTGGGTTTTTAAGTGCAACATTGACACAAATTTATGCAAGGTTTTTAATGGATAGCGCACCGTCTTGGACAGAGGAAGCTTCACGTTTCTTTTTTGTGTATGCAATGAGTTTTGCAGCTGGATTGGCAATGAAGGATGACTATTATGTGAGTTTGGATATATTTTACAACAAATTAAAAACCAAACACCAACAAATCGTAGATGTCCTCATTTCCCTCTCAATTTTTGTGCTGTTTTCTATTGTTGGGATTTTTGCATTGCAGTACGTTGCTTTGGGAATCCCTGAAAGTTCGCCTAGCTTGGGTGCACCCATGGCCATTGCATTTACAAGTATTGTTGTAATGTCTTTATCTATTTGCATTTATGCATTTTACAGTTTAAAAACCAACCTCAAAAAAACCAAATGATAGCAGTTCTGATACTAGTTTTTATTGTTTGTCTTGTCCTCAGGTTTCCAATTGCTTTTTCATTGGGAATATCCTGTTTGGCCTATGTTCTGGTAAAGGGAATACCTTTAGTTATACTTCCAGCCAAGATGTATTCTGGAATCGATGTATTTATTCTTCTGAGCGTCCCTGGTTTTATTTTATCCGGAAATCTGATGAATGCAGGAGGGTTAACGGAAAAAATCATAGCGTTTTGCAATCACCTTATGGGGCATATTCGAGGTGGGTTGGCTTTGGCAAATATTGGAACTTCCATGCTCTTTGCTGGAATTTCTGGAACAGCCATTTCCGATACGGCAAGTATAGGTGCTGTTATAATTCCAGCCATGAAAAAAGAAGGCTATGAGGCTGGTTTTTCATGTGCTGTAACAGCCTCATCTTCCACCGTTGGGCCAATTATTCCTCCTAGTGTCCCTATGATCATAGCTGCAACATTAAGTGGTTTGTCTGTTGGCCGATTGTTCCTTGCAGGAGCTATTCCAGGTTTATTATTGGGTATGGGAATGATGGGAGTTGCGTATTACATCTCAAAAAAAAGAAAATATCCAAAACACCCAAGAAGTAGTTTTAAGCAGGTAGCCAAAGGTTTTTTAGATACATTTTGGTCACTTTTAATGACTTTTATAATCCTCTTTGGAATTGTTGGTGGCATCTTCACCCCTACCGAAGCTTCAATTATAGCTGTTTTATATGCATTGCTAATAGGCACATTCGTTTATAAAAAACTCAACCTAAAAAATATTCAGCACATTGTTCTGGATTCGATGAAGACCTCTGCCTCACTGATGGTCTTAATCGGATTTGCCAATTTATTTGGCTGGATCTTGCTTACAGAAAGACTTCCTCAAGTAATTTCCGAAGGGATACTTGATTTTTCAAACAATAAATTTGTGGTCTTACTCTTGATAAACATATTGTTGATATTCGTGGGAACCTTTATGGAAACCATTGCAGCACTATTGGTTCTTTTTCCAATCTTGTTGAAAGTTGCATTGGCCGTTGGAGTAGACCCAATTCATTTTGCGGTAATCGCTGTGCTCAATCTTATGATTGGCTTGACAACACCACCAGTAGGTATCTGTTTATTTGTTTCATCAAGCATAGGAAAAGTTTCAATGACCGAGGTCAGTAAATCCAGTCTTCCCTTTCTGGGGATATCATTCCTGGTTTTAATTCTCGTTACCCTTTTCCCTGAGATTTCATTGTTCTTGCCTAAATTATTTATGGATTAGAACAAAGTCCTAGCATCTAATAAACTGTTCCTATTTCAAAACCAGAATCAAATCATCGCTGTTTACTAGCGAACCAGATGTCAATTGAATACGCTCCACAATTCCTTCTTCTGTAGCGGTAACCGTGGTTTCCATTTTCATGGCTTCAATAATGAATAAAGGCTGATTTTTCTTTATTTCCTGACCTTTCTTTACAAGAACATTTGACAATAACCCTTGCAATGGAGACCCTATTTCCTTTGGGTTGGAAGTATCGGCTTTTACATTCTCCTTTTTCTCAACTTTAATGGACTTATCCTTAACAATGACGTTGCTCAACTGGCCATTCACTTTAAAGAACAGGTTCACGTTACCGGAACTGTCAGGTTCTCCAACCAATTGCAATTGCACCAAAATGTTTTTTCCCTGGTCAATTTCAACCATAATCTCCTCTCCTACATCCATGCCGTAGAAGAAATTTTTGGTCGGTATGTTCAGTACATTTCCATAGAGTACATGGTGATCATATGCATCTTGAAAAACTTTTGGGTACAATTTATAGGAAAGAAAATCGGTTATCTGCAAATCACGACCCATTCCTTTCTTAAATTTTCGTTTGAACGCTTTAAATTCCTTGTCAAAGTCTATAGGTTCCAGATGGGCATTTGGCCTATCCGTATAGGGTTTTTCATCCTTTAAAATGATTTTCTGAAGCTTTTTTGGAAAACCACCAACAGGTTGTCCTAAGTCTCCTCTAAAGAAACTGATTACCGATTGCGGAAAGGAAATAGTCTCTCCACGTTCCAAAACGTCTTCAACGGTCAAACCATTACTGATTAAATACTGTGCCATATCTCCAACTACTTTGGAGCTTGGTGTAACCTTAACTATATCCCCAAAAAGTTCATTGACCTCTCCATACATCTTGGTCACCTCCGGAAACTTATCTTCCAATCCCAAGGCAATCGCTTGACCTTTTAAATTAGAATATTGTCCTCCAGGAATTTCGTGGGAGTATACTTCTCCTGTTCCTGCCTTAAGTCCAGATTCAAAAGGGTAATAATAATTTCTTACGGTTTCCCAATAGTTTGAATATTCAGCAAGCTTTTCAGTGTCAAGTTTATTTTCACGCTCGTGGAAACGTAGCATTTCCGTTACCGAATTAAAGTTAGGTTGGGAAGTAAGCCCCGAAAGTCCACCAAGTGCCACATCAACCACATCAACCCCAGCCTCAATTGCCTTTAAATACATTGCCGCCTGAATGGACGAGGTATCATGGGTATGCAAATGAATTGGAATATTAATCTCTGATTTTAAAGCCGAAATAAGCTCATATGCCGCTCCCGGTTTAAGAAGCCCCGCCATATCCTTTACCCCCAAAATATGGGCTCCGGCATTTTCAATATCCTTGGCAAGCTGAATGTAGTACTTTAAATCATACTTACTTTTGGATGGATTAAGAATATCACCCGTATAACAAATAGAGGCTTCGGCAAGTCCTTGAGTTCTGTTCCGTACGTGTTCAATACATGGGGCAATGGATTTCATCCAATTGAGCGAATCGAAAATACGGAAAACATCCACCCCTGTTTCCCAGGATTGTTCCACAAATTTTTCAATCAAATTATCCGGATAAGCTGTATATCCCACTCCGTTTGAACCACGAATCAACATCTGGAGCAATAAATTGGGCATTGCTTTGCGCAATGATGCCAAACGCTCCCATGGATTTTCCTTAAGGAATCGTAAGCAAACATCAAAAGTAGCGCCTCCCCATACTTCCATACTGAAAATGTCTGGGTGATTCTTTGCAAAACCTTCAGCAACCTTCAACATATCTGTAGTACGCATGCGGGTCGCCAAAAGACTCTGATGTGCATCGCGCATGGTAGTATCTGTAAAATGAACCTTTTTTTCATTCTTTAACCATGCTGCAAATTGCTCGGGACCCAGTTCAGTTAACAAGTCTTTAGTACCTTTTGAATAAGGCTCGTTTTTGGGAAATGTAGGTATAATGGGTTTTGAAAAAACGTGGTCTGGGTTTACCTTTTTTACATCTGGATTACCATTAACGATGGTTTCCGCCAAATACTGTACAACCTTGTTGGCCCGGTTTCTAGATTCCTTAATCTCAAAAAGTGCTGGTTCATTCTTAATAAAGTTAACCGTAACCTTCCCTTCCCTAAATGTGGGATGGCTCAAGATATTATCCAAAAAGGCCATGTTGGTATTGATTCCCCTAATACGGAACTCTGCCAATGCCCTACGCATTTTACGGCAGGAACCGTCCAAGGTCCTGCTCAGTGCTGAAACTTTTACCAGCATGGAATCAAAGAAGGGAGAGATACGTACACCTTGATATATGCTTCCCGCATCTAAACGAATTCCCAATCCTGAAGCACTTCTATAGGTTGTTACCACACCATAATCTGGCTTAAAATCATTGGCTGGATCTTCCGTTGTAATTCTGCATTGTAGTGCATATCCAGTAATAGTGATGGATTCCTGATCCTTTATCTTAATCTGTTGATCCGAAAGCTTGTATCCACCAGCAATAAACAACTGTGCTTTTACCAAATCGATATTCGTAATCATTTCGGTAACGGTGTGCTCAACCTGTATTCTCGGGTTTACCTCTATAAAATAAATGCTCCCATCTTCATCAACCAAAAACTCTACGGTGCCAATATTGTTATAGTCAACTGCTTTGCATATATCCACAGCATATTTATATAGGCTATCCCTAGTCTCCTGAGGAAGCCCTAAAGACGGTGCAAATTCAATTACCTTTTGATAACGACGTTGCACGGAACAATCTCTTTCATAGAGATGGACAATATTCCCATGGGTATCCGCAACAATCTGAATTTCTATATGCTTCGGATTCTCAACAAATTTTTCCAAAAAAACGGTATCATCTCCAAAAGCATTCAAGGCTTCACGTTTGGCTTCTGGATAGCCTTTCTTTAAGTCCTCAGGAGTGCGAATGACCCGCATTCCACGTCCTCCTCCTCCAGA contains:
- a CDS encoding inositol oxygenase family protein produces the protein MKNSSKATDKNPMDQVDDWENSLLERYPDPDATAKEKEEFRNYVDSERVEGVKEFYRLNHTFQTYDFVCEKEKEFLKFDKKEMSLWGAVEYLNTLVDDSDPDIDLDQLQHLLQTSEAIKQDGHPDWFVLTGFIHDIGKVLCLFGEPQWAVVGDTFPVGCSFSDKIVYPEFFKDNPDSTDERFTSKYGVYEPNCGLDNVKMSWGHDEYLYQIMKNHLPDPALYIIRYHSFYAQHKEGAYAHLMNEKDHEMFEWVKKFNPYDLYSKAPTPPDAQALKPYYQDLVSKYLPETLKF
- a CDS encoding solute:sodium symporter family transporter, coding for MLLTLLGFFGFTFFVIFYTIYKLRKDNFKTGKEYFLAGKSLTGPIIAGSMILTNISTEHLIGMNGSSYKNGIIVIAWEVTSAIALVIAAIFFLPRFIRMGLTTIPEFLEKRFDGITRSVVALLLMLSFVVTLLPIVLYTGAINIESVFNFSELFNITKSEGLLYTVLAIGVIGSLYAIFGGLKAVAYSDTLNGIGLMLGGLLIPAIALYQIGKGNVFDGLSTVYDFAPDKFDIIGAPDSVLPFSVLFTGLMINQIYFWGMNQSIIQRAFGAKNLVEAQKGLIYTGVLKLFVPLIIVLPGLIAFYYFKDAYYETPDLIYPMLVKKVLPAYLYGFFAAVILGAVLSTFNSVLNSASTVFCYDIYKKLINKSVSDEKLVYYGKMVSIILAIVAIAVAPLVAYAPDGLYFLLQELNGIFFIPISSVILAGIFVKQVNAKGAKAGLFFGFAFYILATFILEVNIHFVHLWGIEFVLNFIIMLAVSKMYPSKDYEDTIEQDTSDKSWRWVNVSGIVLIALTILIYILLS
- a CDS encoding cyclase family protein, whose amino-acid sequence is MKKALLIAVLLIPFIALQAQSKEEGPWWPHPIWGEGDQAGASNWITPEKIVQSFKLVETGKIYELGQVYEAGMPLFGKRIYEMRSPGAPSGGPVGENNLIFNEELLITEIGQVGTQFDGPGHVGAQMKFDNGSIKDVYYNGFTGEEIYDSAGLKKLGVEHIKPIITKGFLIDIAGYKNLTVLPNSYEVTVDDVKGALKKQGIKESDIENGDVLLFRFGWATLWNAPEAYNKNPPGIGLEVAQWVVDKNVTMVGSDQFGTEVIPNSNSDLEAPVHQFLIAQNGVFNLENLNLEELASDKTYNFLFIFTPIRFKGATGSPGRPIAIK
- a CDS encoding TRAP transporter substrate-binding protein is translated as MQRIALFGLFFVFFFLGCQEKEEPEFLLRASHLVNENHTWYQAFEYFAAQIEERSNGRIKVENYHSEQLAKEIEAIRLIQAGVIDMTTTGSMLNNWIEIVAFSEMPFLLRDSIDMQNLINGPIGQKIDSEMRTKTGLRTMGYFQRGPRHLTSNRAIKHPDDLKGLIIRVPSVPSFVTAWEALGAKPTPMAFSEVFTSLQQGTIQAQENPFAMINSAGFSEVQKYINLTAHVVSWTYPVIGEKQYQSFPDDLKKIFDECAAEMVHYEHRLFINNEKSVQQELKDKGMTLIEVDKDAFNQKCSDALFNSLSPEMKKIYYQVQEMKKQRDEKTH
- a CDS encoding TRAP transporter small permease encodes the protein MKKLIERILKLGTLVSTFGFLSATLTQIYARFLMDSAPSWTEEASRFFFVYAMSFAAGLAMKDDYYVSLDIFYNKLKTKHQQIVDVLISLSIFVLFSIVGIFALQYVALGIPESSPSLGAPMAIAFTSIVVMSLSICIYAFYSLKTNLKKTK
- a CDS encoding TRAP transporter large permease, which produces MIAVLILVFIVCLVLRFPIAFSLGISCLAYVLVKGIPLVILPAKMYSGIDVFILLSVPGFILSGNLMNAGGLTEKIIAFCNHLMGHIRGGLALANIGTSMLFAGISGTAISDTASIGAVIIPAMKKEGYEAGFSCAVTASSSTVGPIIPPSVPMIIAATLSGLSVGRLFLAGAIPGLLLGMGMMGVAYYISKKRKYPKHPRSSFKQVAKGFLDTFWSLLMTFIILFGIVGGIFTPTEASIIAVLYALLIGTFVYKKLNLKNIQHIVLDSMKTSASLMVLIGFANLFGWILLTERLPQVISEGILDFSNNKFVVLLLINILLIFVGTFMETIAALLVLFPILLKVALAVGVDPIHFAVIAVLNLMIGLTTPPVGICLFVSSSIGKVSMTEVSKSSLPFLGISFLVLILVTLFPEISLFLPKLFMD
- a CDS encoding pyruvate carboxylase, coding for MEIKKVLVANRGEIAIRIFRACVEIGLKTVGIYTYEDRYSLHRYKADESYQIGEDADPLKPYLDIDAIITIAKKNNVDAIHPGYGFLSENAELAQKCANNEIVFVGPKVSVLKALGDKITAKEVAVANNVPIIRSSSKDLDTINIALSEADIIGYPIMLKAASGGGGRGMRVIRTPEDLKKGYPEAKREALNAFGDDTVFLEKFVENPKHIEIQIVADTHGNIVHLYERDCSVQRRYQKVIEFAPSLGLPQETRDSLYKYAVDICKAVDYNNIGTVEFLVDEDGSIYFIEVNPRIQVEHTVTEMITNIDLVKAQLFIAGGYKLSDQQIKIKDQESITITGYALQCRITTEDPANDFKPDYGVVTTYRSASGLGIRLDAGSIYQGVRISPFFDSMLVKVSALSRTLDGSCRKMRRALAEFRIRGINTNMAFLDNILSHPTFREGKVTVNFIKNEPALFEIKESRNRANKVVQYLAETIVNGNPDVKKVNPDHVFSKPIIPTFPKNEPYSKGTKDLLTELGPEQFAAWLKNEKKVHFTDTTMRDAHQSLLATRMRTTDMLKVAEGFAKNHPDIFSMEVWGGATFDVCLRFLKENPWERLASLRKAMPNLLLQMLIRGSNGVGYTAYPDNLIEKFVEQSWETGVDVFRIFDSLNWMKSIAPCIEHVRNRTQGLAEASICYTGDILNPSKSKYDLKYYIQLAKDIENAGAHILGVKDMAGLLKPGAAYELISALKSEINIPIHLHTHDTSSIQAAMYLKAIEAGVDVVDVALGGLSGLTSQPNFNSVTEMLRFHERENKLDTEKLAEYSNYWETVRNYYYPFESGLKAGTGEVYSHEIPGGQYSNLKGQAIALGLEDKFPEVTKMYGEVNELFGDIVKVTPSSKVVGDMAQYLISNGLTVEDVLERGETISFPQSVISFFRGDLGQPVGGFPKKLQKIILKDEKPYTDRPNAHLEPIDFDKEFKAFKRKFKKGMGRDLQITDFLSYKLYPKVFQDAYDHHVLYGNVLNIPTKNFFYGMDVGEEIMVEIDQGKNILVQLQLVGEPDSSGNVNLFFKVNGQLSNVIVKDKSIKVEKKENVKADTSNPKEIGSPLQGLLSNVLVKKGQEIKKNQPLFIIEAMKMETTVTATEEGIVERIQLTSGSLVNSDDLILVLK